GGCTTACAGTTAGTGTGCAGGCTATAAAGGCCGGGATGAAGAATCCGGTAGCTTGTTTAAGGGACGAGTAGTTACAGATTTATATTTAAAAGGAAACGGCTGTCAGAACTTCATCTGACAGCCGTTTCCTTTTAAATATACCTGGGTTAAACAGTCTCTTTTGTCTAATCCAGTAAGGTCCAGGTTCTTTTGGTTTGTACCTGCTGCACCATTTGCTGCTCTGCAACAACGATATTTTCTTTGCGCTGACCAATGTACTCCAGCATACTTAGTTTATTCCATAGCGCTACCATTACTTTTAAAAATTCTTCAATGGCAGACATCGATGCATGGATATTCTGATGATCGTAAATCATTTCAATATTACGGGCCAGAAGCTCTTCAAAGTTTCCGGGAGTTACGTCACGCCACTCATAGAAATATTTAAGCATTTCTTCTCTTTCACGGGGTTCAATCAGTTTGATACCTGTGAAAAATACATGAGCCAGGTTTGAACAGTAACCAACGATATGAACTGGTGACTGCTGATATCCCAGATTCCTGTAATTGAAAAAGATCTGAGCAATATAATCGAGTAATTTCTCTGATAATAAGCGGATGTTTTTTCCCAGAGGAGTAATTGAATCCTTAGCAGAAGTTTTGTCTATGATTTTAAAAGCAGCCAGCTGCAGGTCATTAATCAGGGTGCTGAATAATTCATAATACCTGATCAGTACCGGATGACTGATGATAGAGCTGCTTGGCGGGATATAACTGGTGTTGATAGAGATCCGGCCATTCTCCAGAACAAACTGCCCGATTGTCAAATGATAGTTATCAGCTGAATTGGGCGTCATTTCTGAAGCAGGAAGGATTGAAATACTGTATTTTTTTGAAATGTCAGGATATCTGGGAGGATTATCCTGCGGATCAGGAGTCCCTGATGGTACTCTCTCAAAAGGATTTACCAGTAATAAGATATTATAAACCGTAACTTTAGAATAGTCGGTGTTTTCATTGCTGAAAAACTGGCTGTAAGAAAGCAGGTTGTCATAGTTTGAAGTGTTTGGAATATCGATTCTGCATCCCTCGGCAGTAATGGCATTACAATGTCTCACCTTAATTTCGATGTGATTGGTAGCCTTTTCAGTAATCTCTATATCGTGTGATACGCGCTCACCGGAAAAAGGAGGGAGAAGGCCATAGTTGAAATTATTTAAAGATATCGAGCTGGCATCTCTCACGAAATCCTGGTTAAACTGATCGGTAGCAACAAAATGGCTGCTGGATAGTTTCATTCCATCCACCCAGTTAACGGGTTTGTATTTTAATGGTGAAATCATAATAGTCTAATTAGATGAAAATAGATTCGTCTCCGATTGTTTCTGGTCTGTTTGCGTTTTCAGACACTCTTTTGGCATAAATGGTAACTTTTTCTGTAATCCTGTTTGTGATAATATCATGGTCAGGATCGATGAAAATATTCTTTTTGAAAAAAGAGGTCTTGATAAAAAATATCCATTTGAATGACTCATGATCATCACTGATATATTTAACAGGACTCTTTGGGAATTTCAGGTTATAATCTTCAATGAATTTGTAGAACCAGTTACCAAATATCATGTTTTCCGGCGCCTTGGCTTTTACACGCAAAGGTTCAGGATCATCTGTGTTTTTATATAATTCCAGTTCCAGTACCAGCATACGGTCAAAATCCAGGTGATCCATGTCTATGTTAATCGGGCTTGAAGGATATTGCCAGATCTTATAAATTTCTGTGGGAATGCTGATCAGTGCTACATAAGCCCACCAGAACAGCAAAGGGATAATAAAGGTCAGGATGCTGGTTGCTGCCCATATGCCAAAGTGTATATCACTAAGCCAGTTGAAGGCCAGCTGAAACAAATAAAAACTAAGCAGTGAACCTACCAGTATACCAAATATGATAAATAACTTTCTTTCGAGTAATTCTTTGGGATATTTTTTAGTGAACAGGTAAACAAACCAGATGCCTGTGATCACATAATAGATCTGACAGATAATGTAACCCCAGGGCATAAAATCAAAGCTCAGGAATCCAAGAAAACCAGGCAGGGCTAGTACTAAACTTAATACCAGTATGCCAATAATCAATCTTTTGTTATTAAGAAACTGATTTTTCTTATTTACAATTGAGAGTAAAGCTGCGGATACAATAAAAATTAGTGGGAATAATAAATATCGGATAAAGAATGATTGAACGTCCATTAAATTGTACTTGATGTTTTTGTTTAACTGTTAACAAATATAATACCTTAAATCTTTCAATATAAGAATGGTATAGTTATTAGTGTATATTAGTTTAATTATACCGTAAATAAATATATGAAACAGAGACTGCATTTAAGGAATGATCTCAATACTGATTTTGAAGCTATCACAAAAGTTGCAGAACTTATTGAGAACGGCGATTTTCACTCTGATCAGATTGCAGTTCTTCCTATAGGTGCAAAACAAAGGGCCTACGCAAAGGACATTGGTAATTATTCATTTTATTATTCTGATAGTAAACGTAAGGATTGCCTGAATATAGAAGTTAATCAGGAGGGCTTTTATGATATGTTGCCCGAAGGTTTATTTCATACGCCGCCAACTGGTAGTGCAGGCATGTCTGAAGAAGAAATGGTCGAGGATGTACAGCTGAGAAGGACGGAAGAGAAAGATGCCCGGAAATTTTTTATGCCCTTTGAAGCAGAAGTCAATTATCTTAAAACTGTATTACAGATTTATGAGAACAGACTGGACAAAAGAACAACGTATAATGATCTGACAAATATTTTTGCTGCCGGATGGAAAGAATTTGAACTGCTTGATAAGGAACAAAGCATAATCTGGATGCATTTTCTGCCTGTCATCCATCAGAAACGTAACGACCTTAAATTTCTTGGACAACTGCTGACCGTATTGTTTAAAGTACCTGTTGAGGCCGTATTGAAAAGCACAAACGTAAAGCCTCTGCCAATTGATGACAGCCTTCAGTTCAGACTGGGGTCAGGAGCACTGGGGATAAATTCTATTATTGGCAGCAGCTTTTTAAGTGATGAGGAACAGGTGTTTATCAATGTAGGACCTGCTGATATTAAAAAACTGGTCAACTTTATGCCGGGCACTGCGCATGCACATCTGATAGATCTTGCGGTGTCTTACCTGGTACCTGTTGAAACTGAAGTGACTACAAATCTGGTCGCCAACAGACAAAATCAGGTAGGGTCACTGGGGGAAGAAAGTCCTAATTCCTATTTAGGCTACACTGTCTATCTTTAACTGGCTGGATTAAATCTATTAACCCAGCAAAAGTCTGTAATGTATATTCATGGTACTACGGATTTCCAGTTTCGATTTTGTCAGACTCAGCATTGATTTCCACTCTTCTTCATTTAATCCGTTCTGCTGAGCAGGAGTAATGATGATATCGGTAGTTTTAAGAAATCCTTCTTTCGGATTCAGCGCAGGTATCAGCCCTTTCCTGATATTTACTGTCTTGATTTTGTTGCCTAATTCAAAGAAGCAGAAATTAATAATGTCTGATTGCGTGACTAACCTGTTACCTGTAGTCAGGCCGTATTTATAGGCCTGAACCCTGTTTGTCGCATTTAATCTGGATCTTCCGCCTTTTGAATTACTTAACAGAAAGAGACTCTCCGGGATGGTTTTACTGCTTTCAAACGATTGTAAATGACTGCCTGATTTGATCTGATTTCCTATTTCGGCATTGGTTGACCAGAATTCCAGAAAAAGAATGTCTGCGTTATTCAATGGTTTGACAATGATATAGTTCAGTAGTTCTTTAATGGTAATTAACTGAGCTTTGGTTTTTTGTTCTATAATGGATATGTTCTGTTCCAGCTCTTTTAAAGAGCTGTTTAAAAAGTCTGAACCATAGGCCGAGAATGCTGCTTTTTCATCTCTCAGTAATTCAAACAGGTAGTCTACTATTTCTTTTGCATTTCTGTTGTCAAAACGTTCTGATCCTCCGTAACGAATTGAAAATGAGCCTGCATTGGCATCGTCGTCCTGACTGTGCGGAATTTCTGAATAGGAGTTTCCCGCTTTATCTGTCAGAGACTCCACGCATAAGAACTGATCGTGATCCAGCAATTTGATGGGCATAATGTTAGTCATCATTTTCAGCCGGTGCTTAAAATCATGGATTCTTTTATTAACAACCGGGAATGCATTGATGGAAACATGTAACTCATCCAGCATAACTTCTGTAATTGCTGCAGGGAAGACCACTTTTAGCCAGAGTACAGGTTTTTTGAAGCTGTTTAGTCCATTTGCCTGGAATATCGTCTCAAATTCTTTTGGATAGAGCTGCAGATAGGATTCCTGAGGGAATATATTCTCCTGGTCTATGGTAAGGAATCTGTTAGCATAAAAGGCACTTACATCGTCTGTGATCAGATTTAAAACATCCTGATTCTCAAAAGGAGATTGAATATTCTTTTCTGGCTGTATATAGAACTGGTTCAATGAGAGATTAACTGGTAAGTCGTTTAAAAACCATTTGGATAAACCCAGAAGATCATAGACGCTATCGTTTACAACGTAATTGCGCCAGTCAAAATAGAAACTCAAACCTGGCAGCTGGGCTAGTAAAGGCGGGTTCTCGATACCAATATACAGGGTATTCGGATCAAGACTGTTTCCTGTCTCACTATGGCTATGCAATGATTTATTGTGCTGACCGTCAACCTTGAAGATATTCCCTCCATTAACCAGATAAGTAATTTCTGAATGATATATTTTAACCGGGCGTAAAGGGCTGAAGAATATGTCTGATGTGTTTTCTCCGCTATTTTCAGTTTTATCTTTAAGTCTCTTTCTGAAAAAGAACTGGCTTTTTGTATGGAGTATTTCCATGGGTTCTATGGCCCTCGCATGCAGGATAGCGTGTGCGGGAAGTGCTGTTGTTAAGGTGTCAGAAGCCAGAATACGGGAAATGCGATCCAGAATTCTGTTTTCCAGATTTTTCACATCGTTAGAGACATTGAAAAGTTCAGTACTTAGTGCTTCAATGAGTAGTTTAACCAGCGGATCAAAATCATTCGTGTTTTTTATACCCCAATAGTCGAGTGCATTTTTTAAAATTCTATTTCTTATTTCGTCTTTGGAGGAGTAAAATATGTTTTTCATCGGCGTGTTTATATTTTTAAAGGTGATGAAGCTACCATGAAGAATGGCGGTTTCATCGGCGTGTTTATATTTTTAAAGGTGATGAAGCTACTATGAAGAATGGCGGTTTCATCTGAATTGTGTATGATCTGGTGTCTGATTGTTGGGACAGACTTAATTAATTTAATTGCAGATTGCATTTGTTATACCCGCTTTATCTCATTGTAACGGATTTGTTATGTATAGTGCTGTATATAAATTAGTTCATAGTTTCCTTAAAATAGAACACTAATGTTAACTTGAAAGTGGACTTAAGAATAAGCCTGTGTTAAAATAATATTTCTCCCCTGTAATATTCATTTTACCCCAGATCGAAATGTCAACTTTTTTCTTGATTTCAGTCACGTTCCTCAGGGAAAATTTTTTCTCGACCTCAGTCATCTTTATTTCCACTTCAACCTGGTATAAACGGCGTTCATATTCGGTTATAGATCTCAATAAAGACTGTCTGAACTTTTCTTCCCATGTAGTCTCACTAACTATTAATTCGAAGTCCAGGTCCCATATTTCGCATCCGAAATTCTTATTATGTCTGTGTTCTCCAAACCTGGTGAAAATAATTAATTCGATATTCTGAGAGATGGATTTACCCAGATCTGTCTCTGCCAGGTCTTTGTTTTCGAGAATGTTTTTTAATCGAAATGGCTTGTTGTATAAGAAATCTGACATTCAATAATGCTTAAGTGGAACAATAATTGGTAAATGGTTAATCAATATTACGTCCAGAATTTATAAATTGGATATATAAGGTTATACAATTTAACAAACATGTTATTATAATTAAAATTTTACAGCTCCCGAATCTAACCATTTACTAATGAAACCCATAAACGCTCAGGAACTGAACAAGTCGTATCGGCTGTTCATTTTTAATTTTATCTTCCTTACTGTTTTCGCCGTCCTCTGCGTTTATCTGTTTTTTGCTGCTTCAAAGTTTGAATATGAGTTGCTGGAAAAAGAGGTGAAACAAACCGAACAGCTTCTGGCTAAAAGAAAAGATATCAATACCAGGTTTGATATGATCCTTTTAAGGTTTAAACAGCTCGCCAGATATACTTCCATTAATTCTGAAGAGATGAACAATCAGGCAATCATGCTTGAAGATATACAGAATACAAATTTCAAGATCAAAGAGATTATTAAAAAAGAGAACTCAACAGTGAGCAGTTTTCTTTTATATAAGAAAATGACCGATGATATCTCGCAGATGGCGGGTATACAGGATTCGCTTTTCACAACCAGATTTCAGATAGAAAATCTGAAAACACAACTTGACGCATGTTTTAAAACCAACAGCACTGCGGCGAAAAAGATAAGAGGGGGAAGATTTAACAGGTAATTATGATTAAACTAAGTATTAAAGAACGAAGAGACCAGTTCCTTTTTTTTATCGGTATATTTTTGTTTACTACCGCATTATTGAGTTTTGGTCTGTTCTATGATTATGGTAATGGCAGAGTCGTTTCCAAACAGGACCTTGCTGATAAACTGGAACAAAATGCAGAATTTGAGGCCACCGTTAAAGAACAAAGGGCTACAATTGATACCACTTATAAAGATATCATAACTTTTGATCCAGGCGTACAGGCAGTCTTTCTGGAAAATGACATCAAAAACTCTATGGCTTCCATTAAATCGAATTATGAAAGGAAAGCCTACGATCTGCGCTATAAAACCTTTCTGCAGGCCTCTCAGCTTTACAGCGATTTGTTTTACAACAGAAGAGAGCTGAAAGGAAATAATAAGGATACAGACAGATTGAACAAATCGCTTGAAGATTGCAAGTTATCTACACGCCAGTTAAGGCAAACCATGGGTAGCCAACCGAACCCGAGATAACCAGCGTATTAAGAATTAAATCAAACCAAAAAATAAACATATGGCCGACACTACTACTAATAATGGAAAATCAGTGAGCAGTAATTCGCAGGGATTTATCTTCCTGTATATTTTTATTGCTATCCTGATTATTGCAGCACTGATCTTTCTGCTTAAGAGTTCTTTCTTTGATAAACGTACTGTTGATGCAAGGATCTTAAAAGACGAAATGTACCTGAACGAAGATCTTGTATTCACTGATAATACCAGAAGTGCAAAAAAATGGGTCTGGGAATTTGGTAACGGAGCAAAATCAAATAGTCAGAATGGTAGCTACCGTTATAGTAAATCAGGATCTTATATTATCAGATTAACAGTTGACGGAGAATTAAAGGAACAGTTTCCGGTTACAGTAAGAGATACCGTTATTGCTGCACTGGATACGATGGTTACTATTAGCGGGCCTACATCGGGCGTGGTTAATGAAGAGGTCAGGGTAGAGGCTGAAGGAAAAGCCAATCAGTTTGAATGGTCTTTTGGAGAAACAGGCAGGGTAGACGTGAAGGGGAGAACTGCTTTATACACTTTCCATACTCCTGGTAAATTCATGGTTAAATTAACTACTGACAGGAGCCACAGACCTATTTATCATACTATTTTTATTACTGATCCAAATGCGGAGCTGGACGCTGATATAGTTGTACCAGGTGAGGGTGAACGTAAAGTTATTGATGATATCAGAGCCCGTTTGCAGGCAATTGCTAACGGAGCAGACTTTAATACAAACTATTATTATCTGATTCGCAGGTATATGTGTAACAATGAAAAGGTTACTGTTGCTGTAGATCAGGATGGGGTTAAAAAATCGAGTGATTTTTATTCTTACTGTATGGGACTGACTTTCGGAGGTGAAATTGTCGTTGATGAAGCACAATTGACCATCAGTCCTAATTCTACCTGCGCAACTCTGGTAAACATCAAACAACATTCGGCCAATACAGTAAAAAAATAAACCATATGAAAAGAATTATATCCCTCTCTATACTCATTGCCCAAACTGCTTTTGTAATGGCACAGTCGCCTGCGGCATTTGGGAAAAAAGTGAAATATATGCCTAAGGCTTATGCCAGGCCTTCTGCGACGACAAATTTAAGTGATGATGGTGGTAAAACAAGTTTGCCATGGATTGTTTTCTCTGACAGAGATGAAAATTATACGACCACTGCACCAGGCGGAAGTCTGATTATGAAGAAGCTGAACTTTATGGAACCTTTTTATGTTTCTAAAGATGAAAACGGGTATTTAAAACTAATTAAGTACAAGGCTGGAATGATCAGGGGAAGAAAAATCACCGATAAGAAAAGTGCCATCAGTTATGGCTGGATTCCGAAATCAAAAATGCTGTTATGGCAAAGATCATATTCTAATCAGAAATCTGGTTACCCGGAAAAATCTATTGCAATTATCAGTGGTAAAGTGCCGATGACTGAATCGAAGTTTTATTATGATAACACGGACTCGGCCTTTGTATACAGTTCTCCTGAACTTAAAAAGAAAGTTGCTAAAGTAAGATTGCATGAGATCAGCTATATCTTTAAGAAATCTGAAGATGGTAAGAAATATCTGATCGGAAATGAAGATCAGCTGGTTACTGACAGCGCAAAGAAAAGTATTTATGGCTGGATAGCTACTGATGCTGTTCATAACTGGGGAGACAGATTATATATTACCCCTAAACAGATTGATTCTTACGATCAGAGTGATTCAGTTTCCCTGGCGTTAAGCGGAGTACATATGGACCCGCTTTTATCTGCAAATGATATTATCCTGAGAAGTGCTCCTGTTATTAATGATGATGGCGCAGGAAACTTTACCTTAGGGGTAGCGAGTGATGTTTATAATAAATCAAATAATAAGCTGATTACGATTAACGGATCTACTTTAAGTTATCTGACTTATCTTGATCTAAGAAAGAATATTCATCAGATCAACGTGATTTTTGTAGTGGATGGTGGTAGTCCGATGTCAAGATATTTTTCGGGATTAACCAATACGATCCAATCCTTCGAAAATATCTTTAATGATTATGGCAAAAAACATAAGGTAAGTTATGGTGCGGTGGTTTACAGAAATGAAGCTGCCGGAACTTTAAGTACTCCTGGTGTATCTCCTGATTACAGAAAATTAATGGGTTTCCTGTCTACTGAAGCTAAAAGGACTGAAAGATTCAATGGACGAATTACTGCAGAACCTGTTTTTGACGGGGTAAAAGCAGGTCTGAATCTATTGAAAAATCATAAAAATGAAACTAACCTGATTGTCTTAATTGGAAGTACAGGAAATGAAACGTCTTCTGCTTACCGGTTAACTCAGCTTACTGAAGAATTTGCCCGTGCTGATGCAAGATTACTGGCTATTCAACTGTATAGTGATTATGATCAGCTGTTTAATAATTTTGTATTACAATCTAAAAAACTGGTTTCTGAATCTGCAGTTTATTCTGCGGATAAAAAGAAAAGATTCCTGGTTAAAGGTGAAGGACTGAATAATACACAGGCTTATAATACCAGTCAGCTGGATTCAATTTCTTATTACCTTGATTATCCTAAAAACAGCTTAATCCAGGGTGGGGTTGTGTTCCCTACCAAAGGTTCGGTAAATTCTAATGAGTCTATGAATATCGCCATGCGCCGTTTCTTTAAGGAAACTGACCAGGATATCAATAGCCAGATCAGCTCATTGGACAGTGCTTTCAGATTAACAGGTATTGAACGTAAAAATCTATCTCCGGTTGTGGAAAGCAGACTTGTTGCTCCTGTTGGTGATGATGTAGCGGATAAAATGCCGCATAACGGATTTAAATATTTTATCACTTCTTCGGTGCATGATGATATTGTATCAAAGAATAAGGATCTGCTGCAGTATGCATTGATATTAAATACAATGGAGTATAAGCAGATCAGTGATATATTTTCATTAATGATCGGACAAAATCTTCAGCCGGATCAATCATCGTTCAGAAAAAAATTACAGAAGAATTATTTTAATATTCTGCGTAATTTACTGGATATAGATATTTCTAAAGGGAATATCAGAACAATGACGCTGGCTAAATATATCAAAACTGTAACGGGCCTACCTGTTTCGAATGAATTGCTTAAGAAGTATACGGTAGCTGATTTAAAAAGCCAGAGTAAAATGCCGCAGGCAGATTTTGAAGCTTATCTGAAATTCCTGATCAGTTCAAGTGAGCAGATCAAAAGAGGAACACAGATTGGTCAGCAGTTTAATTCCAATGGAAAAACTTATTACTATATCACGGAAAAGAATTTTGTGCAGGCCGCTGCAAATGAAAATGCAGTGAAAGAAAACCCTTAATATCAACTATTATGAGTGTTACAAACATTAGTGAATCAGTAAAATTAGCGATCAGGGTTGCGCAATCCCTCGCTAAAGAGTATCGTAATCCTGAATTTACTGCTGCTCACCTTTTAAAAGGTTTAATGCATAAGGAGGTTGGATTGAGAGGCTTTTTATCGTCTATAGGAAAAGATGAAGAATATATCAGCGAATGGGCTGAAGTAAGAATTGAAGAATTGGATAAGGCCTCTGCCTCTGCTGAAGAGGTAAAAGGCAGCCCTGAAATTGCGAAAGTTTTTGAAGAGGCAGACCTGGTTAGAATTAAGGTAGGACTGGATTTGATTACTCCTATTTGTGTTCTTACAGCGCTGTGTAAACCTACTGTCGGATTTAAGCCTGATCAGCTGAAGTCATTCCCGATTAAGGAAAAGGAACTGCTTGATCTTTACCTGAAAGATGAAGAACTGCAATCTGTTGTCGCACCGGTTTCAGGTTCTGCAAAAGCAGATAAAGGCGGAGTGGGTAGTACTGCGCTGCATAAATATTGCATTGACAGAATTGCGCTTGCCAGAGATGGTAAAACCGATCCGATTATTGGAAGGGATAAAGAGGCAAGGATGATCATGGAGATTCTCTGCCGCAGAACTAAGCCAAACGTAATTATTACAGGTGATGCCGGGGTTGGTAAAACGGCTCTGGTTGATGGTTTTGCACAGGATATCATTGCGGATAATGTTCCTGAATTATTAAAAGGGGTACAGCTTTTTGAACTTGATCTGGGTTCTTTAATCGCAGGTGCTTCTTATAAAGGGGAGATTGAAGATCGTCTGAAAAATATCTTAAAAGAAATCAAGCAATTTGATAAGGCGGTATTATTCATTGATGAAATCCATACTTTACTGGATAATAAAGGCCCGATAGGTGGCGGGGTAGGTAACTTGTTGAAACCTGAGCTGGCCAGAGGGGAGATTACTGTTATCGGAGCAACCACGATTGATGAATACCGTAAAATAATAGAGCCTGAGCAGGCTTTCAGCAGAAGGTTTGAGGTTTTACAGGTGAATGAACCTAATGAAGCTTCGGCGATAAAGATGCTGGAAAAATTAACGGTCAAATATGAAGAGCATCATCAGCTGAAAGTTCAGCCGGATGCAATTCCTGAATGTGTAAGACTGGCAAAACGGTATATGAAGGATCGCAGGCTTCCGGATTCTGCTTTTGATTTACTGGATCGCTCTATGGCTGCTATCAAGATGATGAATGATACATCTGATAAAGTACTGGAAGAGCTG
This portion of the Pedobacter lusitanus genome encodes:
- a CDS encoding TssN family type VI secretion system protein yields the protein MDVQSFFIRYLLFPLIFIVSAALLSIVNKKNQFLNNKRLIIGILVLSLVLALPGFLGFLSFDFMPWGYIICQIYYVITGIWFVYLFTKKYPKELLERKLFIIFGILVGSLLSFYLFQLAFNWLSDIHFGIWAATSILTFIIPLLFWWAYVALISIPTEIYKIWQYPSSPINIDMDHLDFDRMLVLELELYKNTDDPEPLRVKAKAPENMIFGNWFYKFIEDYNLKFPKSPVKYISDDHESFKWIFFIKTSFFKKNIFIDPDHDIITNRITEKVTIYAKRVSENANRPETIGDESIFI
- a CDS encoding type VI secretion system baseplate subunit TssG, with the protein product MKQRLHLRNDLNTDFEAITKVAELIENGDFHSDQIAVLPIGAKQRAYAKDIGNYSFYYSDSKRKDCLNIEVNQEGFYDMLPEGLFHTPPTGSAGMSEEEMVEDVQLRRTEEKDARKFFMPFEAEVNYLKTVLQIYENRLDKRTTYNDLTNIFAAGWKEFELLDKEQSIIWMHFLPVIHQKRNDLKFLGQLLTVLFKVPVEAVLKSTNVKPLPIDDSLQFRLGSGALGINSIIGSSFLSDEEQVFINVGPADIKKLVNFMPGTAHAHLIDLAVSYLVPVETEVTTNLVANRQNQVGSLGEESPNSYLGYTVYL
- a CDS encoding type VI secretion system baseplate subunit TssF, with product MKNIFYSSKDEIRNRILKNALDYWGIKNTNDFDPLVKLLIEALSTELFNVSNDVKNLENRILDRISRILASDTLTTALPAHAILHARAIEPMEILHTKSQFFFRKRLKDKTENSGENTSDIFFSPLRPVKIYHSEITYLVNGGNIFKVDGQHNKSLHSHSETGNSLDPNTLYIGIENPPLLAQLPGLSFYFDWRNYVVNDSVYDLLGLSKWFLNDLPVNLSLNQFYIQPEKNIQSPFENQDVLNLITDDVSAFYANRFLTIDQENIFPQESYLQLYPKEFETIFQANGLNSFKKPVLWLKVVFPAAITEVMLDELHVSINAFPVVNKRIHDFKHRLKMMTNIMPIKLLDHDQFLCVESLTDKAGNSYSEIPHSQDDDANAGSFSIRYGGSERFDNRNAKEIVDYLFELLRDEKAAFSAYGSDFLNSSLKELEQNISIIEQKTKAQLITIKELLNYIIVKPLNNADILFLEFWSTNAEIGNQIKSGSHLQSFESSKTIPESLFLLSNSKGGRSRLNATNRVQAYKYGLTTGNRLVTQSDIINFCFFELGNKIKTVNIRKGLIPALNPKEGFLKTTDIIITPAQQNGLNEEEWKSMLSLTKSKLEIRSTMNIHYRLLLG
- a CDS encoding GPW/gp25 family protein; the encoded protein is MSDFLYNKPFRLKNILENKDLAETDLGKSISQNIELIIFTRFGEHRHNKNFGCEIWDLDFELIVSETTWEEKFRQSLLRSITEYERRLYQVEVEIKMTEVEKKFSLRNVTEIKKKVDISIWGKMNITGEKYYFNTGLFLSPLSS
- a CDS encoding type VI secretion system TssO yields the protein MKPINAQELNKSYRLFIFNFIFLTVFAVLCVYLFFAASKFEYELLEKEVKQTEQLLAKRKDINTRFDMILLRFKQLARYTSINSEEMNNQAIMLEDIQNTNFKIKEIIKKENSTVSSFLLYKKMTDDISQMAGIQDSLFTTRFQIENLKTQLDACFKTNSTAAKKIRGGRFNR
- a CDS encoding type VI secretion system transmembrane protein TssO; the encoded protein is MIKLSIKERRDQFLFFIGIFLFTTALLSFGLFYDYGNGRVVSKQDLADKLEQNAEFEATVKEQRATIDTTYKDIITFDPGVQAVFLENDIKNSMASIKSNYERKAYDLRYKTFLQASQLYSDLFYNRRELKGNNKDTDRLNKSLEDCKLSTRQLRQTMGSQPNPR
- a CDS encoding PKD domain-containing protein; this encodes MADTTTNNGKSVSSNSQGFIFLYIFIAILIIAALIFLLKSSFFDKRTVDARILKDEMYLNEDLVFTDNTRSAKKWVWEFGNGAKSNSQNGSYRYSKSGSYIIRLTVDGELKEQFPVTVRDTVIAALDTMVTISGPTSGVVNEEVRVEAEGKANQFEWSFGETGRVDVKGRTALYTFHTPGKFMVKLTTDRSHRPIYHTIFITDPNAELDADIVVPGEGERKVIDDIRARLQAIANGADFNTNYYYLIRRYMCNNEKVTVAVDQDGVKKSSDFYSYCMGLTFGGEIVVDEAQLTISPNSTCATLVNIKQHSANTVKK
- the tssR gene encoding type VI secretion system protein TssR domain-containing protein; the protein is MKRIISLSILIAQTAFVMAQSPAAFGKKVKYMPKAYARPSATTNLSDDGGKTSLPWIVFSDRDENYTTTAPGGSLIMKKLNFMEPFYVSKDENGYLKLIKYKAGMIRGRKITDKKSAISYGWIPKSKMLLWQRSYSNQKSGYPEKSIAIISGKVPMTESKFYYDNTDSAFVYSSPELKKKVAKVRLHEISYIFKKSEDGKKYLIGNEDQLVTDSAKKSIYGWIATDAVHNWGDRLYITPKQIDSYDQSDSVSLALSGVHMDPLLSANDIILRSAPVINDDGAGNFTLGVASDVYNKSNNKLITINGSTLSYLTYLDLRKNIHQINVIFVVDGGSPMSRYFSGLTNTIQSFENIFNDYGKKHKVSYGAVVYRNEAAGTLSTPGVSPDYRKLMGFLSTEAKRTERFNGRITAEPVFDGVKAGLNLLKNHKNETNLIVLIGSTGNETSSAYRLTQLTEEFARADARLLAIQLYSDYDQLFNNFVLQSKKLVSESAVYSADKKKRFLVKGEGLNNTQAYNTSQLDSISYYLDYPKNSLIQGGVVFPTKGSVNSNESMNIAMRRFFKETDQDINSQISSLDSAFRLTGIERKNLSPVVESRLVAPVGDDVADKMPHNGFKYFITSSVHDDIVSKNKDLLQYALILNTMEYKQISDIFSLMIGQNLQPDQSSFRKKLQKNYFNILRNLLDIDISKGNIRTMTLAKYIKTVTGLPVSNELLKKYTVADLKSQSKMPQADFEAYLKFLISSSEQIKRGTQIGQQFNSNGKTYYYITEKNFVQAAANENAVKENP
- a CDS encoding ATP-dependent Clp protease ATP-binding subunit yields the protein MSVTNISESVKLAIRVAQSLAKEYRNPEFTAAHLLKGLMHKEVGLRGFLSSIGKDEEYISEWAEVRIEELDKASASAEEVKGSPEIAKVFEEADLVRIKVGLDLITPICVLTALCKPTVGFKPDQLKSFPIKEKELLDLYLKDEELQSVVAPVSGSAKADKGGVGSTALHKYCIDRIALARDGKTDPIIGRDKEARMIMEILCRRTKPNVIITGDAGVGKTALVDGFAQDIIADNVPELLKGVQLFELDLGSLIAGASYKGEIEDRLKNILKEIKQFDKAVLFIDEIHTLLDNKGPIGGGVGNLLKPELARGEITVIGATTIDEYRKIIEPEQAFSRRFEVLQVNEPNEASAIKMLEKLTVKYEEHHQLKVQPDAIPECVRLAKRYMKDRRLPDSAFDLLDRSMAAIKMMNDTSDKVLEELTQTLAELELSDIDEITELTDYKWLYNQVQDKVSPVLLGQLTDETQVEAFETADEYHQYIAKNLDALKVLSERKSDEVSKQDIASIVSYKTGIPLGKIQAQEKEKLLNMEQFLKRRVVGQDQALKAVSDAILESRSGLNKKGQPIGSFFLLGPTGTGKTELAKSIAEFLFNDEKAMIRFDMSEFKEEHSAALLYGAPPGYVGYEEGGMLVNKIREQPYSVLLFDEIEKAHPSVFDTFLQILDEGHMHDRLGKEGDFSNSLILFTSNIGSEWIAEQVGQGIIPTSQQLMEIMARNFRPEFLARLSEIVPFAPINESNVVRIFEIQLKSLIDALQKQGIAFEIEEEATKMLALSGFTPKYGARQLSGVIRNELRRPISKYIISGELKKGNTIVIKKHETEERLEWEIIEQSPVTELENNL